In Drosophila pseudoobscura strain MV-25-SWS-2005 chromosome 4, UCI_Dpse_MV25, whole genome shotgun sequence, the following proteins share a genomic window:
- the TTLL4B gene encoding tubulin polyglutamylase TTLL4 isoform X1: MAQITEKRTTTGRSGAGATKENMSRGIQQPATRGKGIEILDFHESWLEEVELYKDKMVMCKQLAHQNRYTSGTGGGGGLGGHPKQRNSAGTSSISGNGTFNASINGSVTVSSAPSQKPRTSPPSARRRQPAGKSASSAAAASSAAAKTTQRTVMRGTSATKGTTVPMASGVLQSEPYKKVQMLLKRARDEAFAKHVANNNNKGNSHSSAAGGANSAKRSSISPITPEKSGELGVSHAITSMSCPSTQTLVPCSKIVVNTFHGSSLLAQQHDDKSKILTQNGLTKSAATALETSLYASLYAHSPLSSGTPYSSLTTRMMSGGVDHAACAGVSLNKGNHDHVRLHEDDPCAAIDDINNYDDSDSEEEYVGTPFFLDEDGNETHQSRHTRLLPEKRSSKESMATVDSEASVYFRPDAILSPSLFPNVPPYLNFTSHADKGPPMPAALHRVLKWKLSPVMPKIVKRVVLNSGFRIIKNTTDWMAVWEKHMKSPGFRTIRSHQKYNHIPGSFRIGRKDTMWRSIYQNLKKFGKKEFGFMQKSYIMPDDLENLRQVWPKNASKLTKWIVKPPASARGTGIRIVNKWSQFPKDRPLVVQKYIERPLLINDNKFDMRLYVVLTSINPLRIYMYKDGLARFASVKYSSELSNLDERCMHLTNYSINKFSQNYAKNEDFNACQGHKWTLQSLWSCLENRGVNTKRLWATLRNLVIKGIVSGESGLNRMYRQNVNFRYNCFELFGFDVLLDENLVPWLLEINISPSLHSELPLDLHVKGPLIQAVLNTALYQVPPKLNERQQQEILEELNMKGPLCHDKRIFTTCLTAEEVRKHNQFTNRSIEFREEYVDTILDNLLPDDVRCLIVAEDEQSRCRPLERIFPTSGTHIYLRYIENARYYNRLLDAWETKYGKNRDLGVALLSRFTKDRYHLQVSDAAMEKEPNVALTEIDMLHVKKEDALDGITTLARLNLVPTEGSAPVPVARSPEACIEIKS; this comes from the exons ATGGCTCAGATAACCGAGAAGAGAACGACAACAGGTCGATCAGGAGCAGGGGCCACTAAGGAGAATATGTCGCGCGGCATTCAGCAGCCGGCGACGCGCGGCAAAGGAATCGAGATCCTCGACTTCCACGAGTCCTGGCTGGAGGAGGTTGAGCTCTACAAGGACAAAATGGTCATGTGCAAACAGCTGGCCCATCAAAACCGTTACACAAGCGGcaccggcggcggcggcggcttaGGCGGACATCCGAAGCAACGTAACTCCGCCGGCACCAGCTCCATCTCTGGCAACGGAACGTTCAATGCCAGCATCAATGGTTCTGTAACTGTATCCTCGGCCCCGTCGCAGAAACCGAGAACGTCACCGCCATCGGCACGGCGCCGTCAGCCCGCAGGGAAGAGTGcgtcgtcggcggcggcggcttccTCAGCCGCAGCAAAGACAACGCAACGCACGGTGATGCGTGGCACATCCGCGACCAAGGGAACAACCGTGCCCATGGCCTCGGGCGTGCTCCAGTCGGAGCCGTACAAGAAAGTGCAG ATGCTTTTGAAGCGTGCACGAGACGAAGCTTTTGCCAAACACgttgccaacaacaacaacaagggcAACAGCCACTCCTCTGCGGCCGGCGGCGCCAATTCCGCGAAGCGATCGAGCATCAGTCCAATCACACCCGAAAAGAGTGGAGAACTGGGTGTTAGCCATGCCATTACGAGCATGTCCTGCCCGAGCACGCAAACCCTGGTGCCCTGCAGTAAGATTGTTGTTAATACGTTCCATGGCAGCAGCCTGCTTGCCCAGCAGCATGACGACAAGAGCAAGATTCTAACACAAAATGGTCTAACCAAATCTGCAGCCACGGCCCTGGAGACCAGTCTGTACGCCTCCCTCTATGCCCACTCGCCGCTGAGCTCCGGCACTCCGTACAGCAGCCTCACAACCAGGATGATGTCTGGCGGTGTCGACCATGCGGCATGTGCGGGCGTTTCGCTAAATAAGGGAAACCACGACCATGTCCGACTACACGAGGATGATCCCTGTGCAG CCATCGATGACATTAACAACTACGATGACTCCGATTCGGAGGAGGAGTATGTGGGAACGCCCTTCTTCCTAGACGAGGATGGCAACGAGACGCATCAGAGTCGTCACACGCGCCTGCTGCCCGAGAAGAGATCCTCCAAGGAGTCGATGGCCACCGTAGACTCGGAGGCCTCGGTTTACTTTAGGCCAGATGCCATACTCTCCCCGAGCCTGTTTCCCAATGTGCCGCCGTACCTGAACTTTACCTCGCATGCGGACAAGGGACCCCCAATGCCGGCTGCCCTGCACCGTGTGCTCAAGTGGAAGCTAAGTCCCGTCATGCCAAAGATTGTGAAACGTGTGGTCCTTAATTCCGGATTTCGCATTATCAAAA ACACCACCGACTGGATGGCTGTGTGGGAGAAGCACATGAAGAGTCCTGGATTCCGCACCATACGCTCGCATCAGAAATACAATCACATACCTGGCTCATTCCGCATTGGACGCAAGGACACCATGTGGCGCAGCATCTACCAAAATTTGAAAAAGTTTGGCAAGAAGGAATTTGGTTTTATGCAAAA ATCGTATATAATGCCCGATGATCTGGAGAATCTGCGACAGGTCTGGCCAAAGAACGCCTCAAAGCTGACCAAATGGATTGTCAAACCACCGGCCAGTGCTCGAGGCACAGGCATTCGCAttgtcaacaaatggagtcAGTTTCCCAAAGATCGTCCCTTGGTAGTGCAGAA ATACATTGAGCGTCCCCTGCTGATCAATGACAACAAGTTCGATATGCGTCTGTATGTGGTGCTAACCTCCATCAATCCTTTGCGCATCTACATGTACAAGGATGGACTGGCGCGCTTTGCCTCCGTCAAGTACAGCTCCGAGCTGAGCAACCTGGACGAGCGTTGCATGCACTTGACCAACTACAGCATCAACAAGTTCTCGCAGAACTATGCCAAAAATGAGGATTTCAATGCCTGCCAGGGACACAAGTGGACGCTGCAGTCGCTCTGGTCCTGCCTCGAGAATCGTGGTGTGAACACCAAGCGCCTCTGGGCTACGCTGCGCAATCTGGTGATCAAGGGAATCGTCAGCGGAGAGTCGGGTCTGAATCGAATGTACCGACAGAATGTGAACTTTCGGTACAACTGCTTTGAGTTATTCGGCTTCGATGTGCTTCTGGATGAGAACCTGGTGCCTTGGCTGCTGGAGATCAACATTTCGCCTTCGCTGCATTCGGAACTGCCGCTGGATCTACATGTGAAGGGGCCTCTGATACAGGCCGTGCTCAATACGGCCCTGTATCAGGTGCCGCCCAAACTAAACgaacgccagcagcaggagataCTCGAGGAGTTGAACATGAAGGGGCCGCTGTGCCACGACAAGCGTATCTTCACCACCTGCCTAACTGCGGAGGAGGTGCGAAAGCACAACCAATTCACCAATCGCAGCATTGAGTTCCGCGAGGAGTACGTGGACACCATACTGGACAATCTTCTGCCCGACGATGTGCGCTGCCTGATCGTTGCCGAGGACGAGCAGTCCCGCTGCAGGCCCCTCGAACGTATCTTTCCCACATCCGGCACGCACATCTACCTGCGTTACATCGAGAACGCGCGCTACTATAACCGCCTGCTGGACGCTTGGGAGACCAAGTACGGCAAAAATCGTGACTTGGGTGTAGCTTTGCTGTCCCGCTTCACCAAGGACAGGTACCACTTGCAGGTTTCCGATGCCGCCATGGAAAAG gAACCGAACGTGGCTCTCACTGAGATTGATATGCTGCATGTGAAAAAGGAGGATGCACTGGATGGAATCACGACTCTTGCTAGACTCAATCTCGTGCCCACAGAAGGCAGCGCGCCGGTGCCTGTGGCCAGGAGCCCGGAGGCATGCATAGAAATTAAATCTTGA
- the TTLL4B gene encoding tubulin polyglutamylase TTLL4 isoform X2, which produces MAQITEKRTTTGRSGAGATKENMSRGIQQPATRGKGIEILDFHESWLEEVELYKDKMVMCKQLAHQNRYTSGTGGGGGLGGHPKQRNSAGTSSISGNGTFNASINGSVTVSSAPSQKPRTSPPSARRRQPAGKSASSAAAASSAAAKTTQRTVMRGTSATKGTTVPMASGVLQSEPYKKVQRARDEAFAKHVANNNNKGNSHSSAAGGANSAKRSSISPITPEKSGELGVSHAITSMSCPSTQTLVPCSKIVVNTFHGSSLLAQQHDDKSKILTQNGLTKSAATALETSLYASLYAHSPLSSGTPYSSLTTRMMSGGVDHAACAGVSLNKGNHDHVRLHEDDPCAAIDDINNYDDSDSEEEYVGTPFFLDEDGNETHQSRHTRLLPEKRSSKESMATVDSEASVYFRPDAILSPSLFPNVPPYLNFTSHADKGPPMPAALHRVLKWKLSPVMPKIVKRVVLNSGFRIIKNTTDWMAVWEKHMKSPGFRTIRSHQKYNHIPGSFRIGRKDTMWRSIYQNLKKFGKKEFGFMQKSYIMPDDLENLRQVWPKNASKLTKWIVKPPASARGTGIRIVNKWSQFPKDRPLVVQKYIERPLLINDNKFDMRLYVVLTSINPLRIYMYKDGLARFASVKYSSELSNLDERCMHLTNYSINKFSQNYAKNEDFNACQGHKWTLQSLWSCLENRGVNTKRLWATLRNLVIKGIVSGESGLNRMYRQNVNFRYNCFELFGFDVLLDENLVPWLLEINISPSLHSELPLDLHVKGPLIQAVLNTALYQVPPKLNERQQQEILEELNMKGPLCHDKRIFTTCLTAEEVRKHNQFTNRSIEFREEYVDTILDNLLPDDVRCLIVAEDEQSRCRPLERIFPTSGTHIYLRYIENARYYNRLLDAWETKYGKNRDLGVALLSRFTKDRYHLQVSDAAMEKEPNVALTEIDMLHVKKEDALDGITTLARLNLVPTEGSAPVPVARSPEACIEIKS; this is translated from the exons ATGGCTCAGATAACCGAGAAGAGAACGACAACAGGTCGATCAGGAGCAGGGGCCACTAAGGAGAATATGTCGCGCGGCATTCAGCAGCCGGCGACGCGCGGCAAAGGAATCGAGATCCTCGACTTCCACGAGTCCTGGCTGGAGGAGGTTGAGCTCTACAAGGACAAAATGGTCATGTGCAAACAGCTGGCCCATCAAAACCGTTACACAAGCGGcaccggcggcggcggcggcttaGGCGGACATCCGAAGCAACGTAACTCCGCCGGCACCAGCTCCATCTCTGGCAACGGAACGTTCAATGCCAGCATCAATGGTTCTGTAACTGTATCCTCGGCCCCGTCGCAGAAACCGAGAACGTCACCGCCATCGGCACGGCGCCGTCAGCCCGCAGGGAAGAGTGcgtcgtcggcggcggcggcttccTCAGCCGCAGCAAAGACAACGCAACGCACGGTGATGCGTGGCACATCCGCGACCAAGGGAACAACCGTGCCCATGGCCTCGGGCGTGCTCCAGTCGGAGCCGTACAAGAAAGTGCAG CGTGCACGAGACGAAGCTTTTGCCAAACACgttgccaacaacaacaacaagggcAACAGCCACTCCTCTGCGGCCGGCGGCGCCAATTCCGCGAAGCGATCGAGCATCAGTCCAATCACACCCGAAAAGAGTGGAGAACTGGGTGTTAGCCATGCCATTACGAGCATGTCCTGCCCGAGCACGCAAACCCTGGTGCCCTGCAGTAAGATTGTTGTTAATACGTTCCATGGCAGCAGCCTGCTTGCCCAGCAGCATGACGACAAGAGCAAGATTCTAACACAAAATGGTCTAACCAAATCTGCAGCCACGGCCCTGGAGACCAGTCTGTACGCCTCCCTCTATGCCCACTCGCCGCTGAGCTCCGGCACTCCGTACAGCAGCCTCACAACCAGGATGATGTCTGGCGGTGTCGACCATGCGGCATGTGCGGGCGTTTCGCTAAATAAGGGAAACCACGACCATGTCCGACTACACGAGGATGATCCCTGTGCAG CCATCGATGACATTAACAACTACGATGACTCCGATTCGGAGGAGGAGTATGTGGGAACGCCCTTCTTCCTAGACGAGGATGGCAACGAGACGCATCAGAGTCGTCACACGCGCCTGCTGCCCGAGAAGAGATCCTCCAAGGAGTCGATGGCCACCGTAGACTCGGAGGCCTCGGTTTACTTTAGGCCAGATGCCATACTCTCCCCGAGCCTGTTTCCCAATGTGCCGCCGTACCTGAACTTTACCTCGCATGCGGACAAGGGACCCCCAATGCCGGCTGCCCTGCACCGTGTGCTCAAGTGGAAGCTAAGTCCCGTCATGCCAAAGATTGTGAAACGTGTGGTCCTTAATTCCGGATTTCGCATTATCAAAA ACACCACCGACTGGATGGCTGTGTGGGAGAAGCACATGAAGAGTCCTGGATTCCGCACCATACGCTCGCATCAGAAATACAATCACATACCTGGCTCATTCCGCATTGGACGCAAGGACACCATGTGGCGCAGCATCTACCAAAATTTGAAAAAGTTTGGCAAGAAGGAATTTGGTTTTATGCAAAA ATCGTATATAATGCCCGATGATCTGGAGAATCTGCGACAGGTCTGGCCAAAGAACGCCTCAAAGCTGACCAAATGGATTGTCAAACCACCGGCCAGTGCTCGAGGCACAGGCATTCGCAttgtcaacaaatggagtcAGTTTCCCAAAGATCGTCCCTTGGTAGTGCAGAA ATACATTGAGCGTCCCCTGCTGATCAATGACAACAAGTTCGATATGCGTCTGTATGTGGTGCTAACCTCCATCAATCCTTTGCGCATCTACATGTACAAGGATGGACTGGCGCGCTTTGCCTCCGTCAAGTACAGCTCCGAGCTGAGCAACCTGGACGAGCGTTGCATGCACTTGACCAACTACAGCATCAACAAGTTCTCGCAGAACTATGCCAAAAATGAGGATTTCAATGCCTGCCAGGGACACAAGTGGACGCTGCAGTCGCTCTGGTCCTGCCTCGAGAATCGTGGTGTGAACACCAAGCGCCTCTGGGCTACGCTGCGCAATCTGGTGATCAAGGGAATCGTCAGCGGAGAGTCGGGTCTGAATCGAATGTACCGACAGAATGTGAACTTTCGGTACAACTGCTTTGAGTTATTCGGCTTCGATGTGCTTCTGGATGAGAACCTGGTGCCTTGGCTGCTGGAGATCAACATTTCGCCTTCGCTGCATTCGGAACTGCCGCTGGATCTACATGTGAAGGGGCCTCTGATACAGGCCGTGCTCAATACGGCCCTGTATCAGGTGCCGCCCAAACTAAACgaacgccagcagcaggagataCTCGAGGAGTTGAACATGAAGGGGCCGCTGTGCCACGACAAGCGTATCTTCACCACCTGCCTAACTGCGGAGGAGGTGCGAAAGCACAACCAATTCACCAATCGCAGCATTGAGTTCCGCGAGGAGTACGTGGACACCATACTGGACAATCTTCTGCCCGACGATGTGCGCTGCCTGATCGTTGCCGAGGACGAGCAGTCCCGCTGCAGGCCCCTCGAACGTATCTTTCCCACATCCGGCACGCACATCTACCTGCGTTACATCGAGAACGCGCGCTACTATAACCGCCTGCTGGACGCTTGGGAGACCAAGTACGGCAAAAATCGTGACTTGGGTGTAGCTTTGCTGTCCCGCTTCACCAAGGACAGGTACCACTTGCAGGTTTCCGATGCCGCCATGGAAAAG gAACCGAACGTGGCTCTCACTGAGATTGATATGCTGCATGTGAAAAAGGAGGATGCACTGGATGGAATCACGACTCTTGCTAGACTCAATCTCGTGCCCACAGAAGGCAGCGCGCCGGTGCCTGTGGCCAGGAGCCCGGAGGCATGCATAGAAATTAAATCTTGA